The nucleotide sequence CGGTGGCAGGGCCGGGCGGCGACGTGTCGTCCACCGTTTCGTGGAGGTACCGCTTCCACGCGGATGTGAAGGTCGGCAGGTGCGGGTGGCTGAGCCGTCCGTCGATGTTCGCGGTGTCGGGATGCCGGGTCAGCCACAGGAAGTAGGTGACGCGGTCGCTGATGGTGTGCGGCGGCATGTGCCGGTCCGCCGCGGCGTAGCGGGCGAAGTCGCCCAGGTCGCCTTCGTCGTTGATGAACCGGGCCAGCCACTGACCGAAACCTGACACGTTCGTTGCTTCCTTCCCGCGGCGACAGTCGGACGGCGTCGAACGGTACTTCCGGGTACCGACAGTTCGGCTCACACCGAGCGGCGGACCGGTGACCGTGGGTCCGGCGGTACGGGCGCCGGGGCCGGGCTCGTCCCTGTCGTACCCCATTTGCCCTGCCCCGGTTCGCCGGTGAATCGCTCACGGGTGGTGAGCGGCGTGCGGCCACGGACCGCTCGCCACGACTCCCCTCCGGACCCGGAATGCCCTGCGCGTCCGACCGCGGAACGGGCCGGGGACATGCTGGACTGGCGTGGATCTGTCGTCGGTACGGCCGCGGACGCGCAGGGTGTTCGGAACGCGGCCGGGAGAGCGGGTGCCCGGGTGGCTGGTGACGGGGACTCGGAGTTCACCGCGCGGGAGCGGCTGGCGCTGGGCGGGGCCGCCCTGTCCGCCTTGATCGTCGAGCTGGACTGGCTGGCGGTGAGTGTCGCCCTGCCGCAGATCGCGGACGACCTGCGGCGCACACCGACGGACCTCCAATGGGTGATCACCGCGTTCATGCTGGGTTTCGGCGGGCTGCTCCCGGTGGCGGGATGGGTCACGGACGCGTTCGGCCGGCGCCGTACGACGATCTACGCCATCGAGCTGTTCATGGTGAGCTCGCTGGTCTGCGCGATGGCGGAAGACCTCGTCTGGCTGACGGTCGGGCGGGCGTTGCAGGGTGCGGCCGGAGGGTTCGCGGTCCCGGGCGCCGTGGCGATGACGGCGGGGGCGTTCTCCGGGCTGAAACGGGACCGGGGTCTGGCGATCGTGCTGGCTTCCGCGAGCGGTGGGGCGGCGCTGGCGCCGTTCGTCAGCGGGCTGCTGGTGCAGTTGTTCGGCTGGCGGTCGATCTTCCTGGTGAACTTCCCGCTGGGCCTGGCCGCCATCGCGCTCGTGTACTGGTGCGTCCGCCCCTCCAACAATCCCGAGACCGCGGCCCGCAGACCGCCGTTGCGCAGCGGACTGTGCGTCACGACGGGAGCGGTCGCCCTGACCGTGCTGGCCGACCGCGGAAGCACCTGGGGGTGGGCTTCGGCCCCGGCCATCGTGTGCGGGCTGTGCGGGGTGGGCCTGCTGGTCGCGTTCGTGGTCCTCGAACGGGACGCGTCCCGCGCCATGCACGGCCCCGAGGTCTACGGCGACCGGCCCCTGCGGGCTCTCACCGGTGCCGGTGCGGCGTCGATGACGGGATTCACCATCGTCTCGACCTTCTTCATCCTCTACTTGCAGGAAGTCCAGGGATACTCCGCCTTCTTCGCGGGCTGCGTCTTTCTGGGCCTGTCGGTTCCCAACGCGCTCTCGGCCTACGCCGCCGGGCGGGTGCCGAGCCCCGGGCCGGCCTATCTCATGGTGAGCGCGGCCTTGGCGACCGCCGCTGTGGGAGTGGCGGGACTGACCGTCGGGTCGTCGACGGCACTGTCCGTCCTCGCCCTGGCGGTGTCCGGCGTCGGTATCGGGCTGTCCGGCGGGCTGACGAACGTGCTCACCCAGCAGCGGGTCCGGGCCGAGCAGGCGGGAGCCGTCAGCGGCCTCGCCCTGGCCGTGAAGGCGCTGACGGCCGCCGTCGCCCTGTCA is from Streptomyces cadmiisoli and encodes:
- a CDS encoding MFS transporter translates to MAGDGDSEFTARERLALGGAALSALIVELDWLAVSVALPQIADDLRRTPTDLQWVITAFMLGFGGLLPVAGWVTDAFGRRRTTIYAIELFMVSSLVCAMAEDLVWLTVGRALQGAAGGFAVPGAVAMTAGAFSGLKRDRGLAIVLASASGGAALAPFVSGLLVQLFGWRSIFLVNFPLGLAAIALVYWCVRPSNNPETAARRPPLRSGLCVTTGAVALTVLADRGSTWGWASAPAIVCGLCGVGLLVAFVVLERDASRAMHGPEVYGDRPLRALTGAGAASMTGFTIVSTFFILYLQEVQGYSAFFAGCVFLGLSVPNALSAYAAGRVPSPGPAYLMVSAALATAAVGVAGLTVGSSTALSVLALAVSGVGIGLSGGLTNVLTQQRVRAEQAGAVSGLALAVKALTAAVALSLAATVLESLGGGGRQASSDQGAIEVVLGAAAAIMLCWALLFLRRAIPVARHGVPPIAAARRR